Genomic segment of Raphanus sativus cultivar WK10039 unplaced genomic scaffold, ASM80110v3 Scaffold0331, whole genome shotgun sequence:
TTATGTAAcgatattctttttttttttgaacatgtAATGTAACGATATTCTTAATTAGCGATGATGAGCAGTGAGGTGCACAATCCACGGTGTATCCTCAGTTACCCATTTAATCAAACCTTCTAAGAATCTTTCAGAATCCTCGGTCCAAGAAAACTATGCAAATTATATATGTGGAAAAAATAATATGCAAATCCATATTATTCATCTTGAAAGTCTAGCGAGTTTATACACCCCAATATGCCAAacgtaaaaaaatataaagcaaTTAACGTAGAAACATATTTAGTTCCCATTTCACCTAAGATGTTAGGTTATATCCTAACTAAATACGCACATTgtgatcaaaaagaaaagactacATACAAAGATACTCATCAGTCTCCTTTAAGTAATTGATAAGAATGTCGATGATCCACATTGGATCTCCAATGTCATGACGGATCTTCTCGTACTCCACGGTCCACACCACACGGCTACCGTCGGTTTCATCTTCCTTGGGAGTGACCGTAATGGTTGCTTTGAACGTACTGTAGCTATCCGAGACTAGATTTCCACACATATTCAACGTCACTGTTCTTTTCTCCCAACCCACGGAC
This window contains:
- the LOC108836547 gene encoding uncharacterized protein At1g24000-like, with protein sequence MEALHGVSSGKFDIKSPADKFFTSFTDDIDSTFDIISKEKITESVGWEKRTVTLNMCGNLVSDSYSTFKATITVTPKEDETDGSRVVWTVEYEKIRHDIGDPMWIIDILINYLKETDEYLCM